In Nitrosococcus halophilus Nc 4, the genomic stretch TTAGCTAGAGTGGTGGTTACTTATGGTAGGCTAAAAGGCGCTACCCCATCATCTCATTGAACTATTTATGGACCTATCCTTCGTTCATCTGCATCTGCATACCGAATACTCAATGGTGGATGGCCTGGTGCGTATCCGGCCCCTGGTTCGAGCCGCCCGGGAAGCGGGGATGCCAGCGGTAGCGGTGACTGACCAGAATAATATATTTGCCATGGTCAAGTTCTATCGTGCTGCCCAGGCAGAGGGAGTGAAGCCCATTATTGGGGCTGACGTTTTTTTAGTGGATTCAACCGAAAGTAGCCGAGCCAGCCGGGTTACTTTGCTTTGCCAGAATGAAGGAGGTTATTGCAATCTATCCCGTCTGTTATCGCGCGCTTATAGCGAAGGCCAATATCATGGCGTTCCCCGCTTGCAATGGAATTGGTTGCAGAGTCAAAGCGATGGTCTGATTGTCCTTTCTGGAGGTCGAGAGGGTGATGTGGGTCAGGCTCTGTTGGCGGGCAACAATATTCAAGCCAAGAAGCTACTGGAGCGGTGGCAAGCCCTTTTCCCGGGCCGCTATTATTTGGAGCTGCATCGCACTGGCAGAGAGGGTGAGGAAGATTATCTCCATGGGGCCGTAGCACTTGCTTTAGCATGTGATACCCCGGTAGTGGCAACCAATGATGTTCGCTTCCTTAGAACCCAGGATTTCGAAGCTCACGAGGCCCGGGTCTGTATTCATGAAGGGCGGACTTTAGATGATCCTCGCCGACCCCGTCACTATAGTGAGCAGCAATATTTGCGAACCTCGTCGGAAATGGCGGAATTATTTGCGGACTTGCCCGAAGCCCTGGAGAACACGGTAGAGATCGCCCGGCGTTGTAACCTCGAACTTACCCTAGGGAGCCACTATCTTCCAAATTTTCCGGTGCCAGAGGGGCTAAGCATCGAAGCATTTCTTGAGGTCGAGGCCCGTCGAGGGTTGGAGCAGCGGTTAGCAAAACTTTATCCTTCTGAAACAGACCGGGAAATCAAGCAGCCCACTTACGAAACGCGCCTCGCAGAGGAATTGGCGGTGATTAACCAAATGGGGTTTCCAGGGTATTTCCTCATTGTCGCCGATTTTATCCGCTGGGCTAAAAAAAACGGAATTCCGGTAGGGCCAGGGCGGGGCTCAGGGGCAGGATCCCTGGTTGCCTATGCCCTGCAAATAACCGACCTGGATCCATTAGCCTTTGATCTTCTTTTTGAACGTTTTTTGAACCCCGAGCGTGTATCCCTGCCCGATTTCGATATCGATTTCTGTATGGAACGCCGCGACCGGGTGATCGAGTATGTGAGCCACTACTACGGCCGGGATCATGTTTCCCAGATTATTACCTACGGTAGCATGGCCGCCAAAGCGGTCGTGCGGGACGTGGGTCGGGTATTAGGGCATCCTTACGGTTTCGTGGACCAAATTGCCAAGCTTATCCCTTTTGATCTCAAGATGACTCTGGACAAGGCCCTAGAGGAGTCCGAAGGGTTAAGGGCCCGTTACGAAGAAGAAGAGGAAGTTCGATTTCTCATTGATTTGGCTAGGAAGCTTGAGGGGCTAACACGAAACGCCGGTAAGCATGCTGGTGGTGTGGTGATCGCGCCGAAGAAATTGACCGAATATGTCCCTTACTACTGTGAGCAAGGGGCGAGTGGAGTCGTGACCCAATTTGACAAGGATGATATCGAGGCCATTGGCCTGGTCAAATTCGATTTCTTGGGTCTGCGTACCTTAACCATTATCGACTGGGCCTTGCAGGCCATCAACCAACAACGGGCCCAGCAGGGTACGGCCCCGCTTGATTTGGCTCTTTTGCCAATGAATGATCCGGAAAGCTACGCGCTCCTTAAACGCTGTGCGACTACCGCTGTGTTTCAATTGGAATCCCGGGGCATGAAAGACCTCATAAAGCGGCTCCAGCCGGATTGCTTTGAGGATATTATCGCCTTGGTGGCCTTGTTCCGGCCTGGGCCTCTTCAGTCGGGAATGGTGGATGATTATATCAATCGGAAACACGGTCGTGCCAAGGTGGATTATCCCCATCCCGCCCTTGAGCCCATTCTCAAACCGACCTACGGTGTCATTGTTTATCAGGAACAGGTAATGCAAATCGCCCAAGTTCTGGCGGGATATACCTTGGGGGGGGCTGATCTGCTGCGCCGGGCCATGGGCAAGAAAAAGCCCGAAGAAATGGCCAAGCAGCGCGCTATCTTTACGGAGGGGGCGAAAGCACGAGGGGTTGAGGAAGAGCGGGCAACGGCCATTTTCGACCTCATGGAGAAATTTGCCGAGTACGGGTTTAACAAATCCCATTCCGCAGCCTATGCCTTGATCGCTTATCAGACCGCTTATCTCAAGGCCCATTATCCTGCCCCCTATATGGCGGCAGTGCTTTCTTCCGACATGGACAATACGGAGAAAGTAGCGGCTTTTATTCAGGAATGTCAGGTCATGAATTTGGAGGTGCTTCCCCCTGATGTGAATGTCAGCGATTATCGTTTTTCAGCCCAGGGCAAGAACGCTATTCGTTACGGTTTGGGAGCGATTAAAGGCGTTGGTGCAGCAGCCTTGGAGGGGATCATCAAGGAGCGAGAACAGCACGGACCTTATCAAGATCTTTTTGAATTTTGTCGTCGTATCGATTTGCGCAAGATTAACCGGCGCGTGCTAGAAGCCTTAAACCGCTCAGGGGCTTTAGATCCTTTGGGGGCTAATCGAGCGACTCTAGAAGCTTCTTTGGAAACCGCTTTGGCTTTGGCGGAACAACATTCCCGTAACACCTCTCTAGGGCAGAATGATTTATTCGGCCTTGACTGTGTGTTGGAGGGTAGTCAAGCAGGAAATTATACCGAAACCCAGGAATGGGATGAGGAACAGCGGTTGGCATTGGAAAAGGAGACCTTGGGGTTGTATCTTAGTGGGCATCCCATCGACCGTTATGAGCAGGAGCTGAGGCAGATAGCTCCCCGCCGGTTAGCCGAACTCGTTAGCCAAGCGAGTAACCGCCTAAATTATAACCAGCGGGTTATTATCGCCGGTTTGATAGGCTCCGTGCGCACTAGTAAAGCTCGTCAGGGGGGACGTAATGCCTTTGTGACTTTGGATGATCGTAGTGCCCGCCTGGAGGTGAAGACCTTTGCCGAAGTTTTTGACAAATACCGGGAGCTGTTGCAGCCGGATCATATCGTGGTGATTGACGGAACTTTAGGGTGGGATTCGTACGCAGATACCGCCACCGTTACGGCGGAAAAAGTCTACAGTATTGCGGAGGCCCGAGGGGCGTTCGCGAAAATCTTAGAAATCGGATTTGACGGTACTTGTGTCGGGCAAGAAGCCGTTGCTGAATTAGCGAAGATTTTGGCGCCTTTCCGGCAAGGCCGTTGCCACGTCGCCATTTGCTACCGCAATGGAGTTGCCAGCGCCCGGTTGATGCTGGGTGAGGAATGGCAAATTCAACCCAATGAGGCACTACTTGCCCGCTTGCGGTTACTGCCGGGGGCGGAGCATGTGCAGATAATGTATTGATGCATCCCTTTTGAAACAAAGTTCAAAGCCTTCCTCGTGCCCGAAGGTAGAATAAATGGCGTCTTCTGGGAACAGTGCTCCATGAACATGGAAAATTGTCGAATATGCCTATACTGGTGGTTGATGATGACAAAGATCTTGCCCGGTTGCTGGCGCTCCGCCTTCAGGGGGTAGGGGGGTATGAAGTATGCCTGGCCCATTCTGCTCAGGAGGCTTTTGAACGGCTTGGCCTGCTGGCTACGGAGACCTCAGCAAACATCGATCTTGTGCTAATGGATGTGAAGCTGCCGGGAATCGATGGCATCGAAGCCTGCCGTCAGTTAAAGAGTCATCCCCTTGGACAAGACATCCCTGTTATTATTATTACCGGCCACGATGACCAAGAGAATCTGGAGGCAGCGTTTGATGCGGGTGCCATGGATTACGTCACTAAGCCCTTTGATAACGTAAGTCTCATGGCGAGGGTCCGCTCTGCCTTACGTTTAAAGCGGGAGATCGATACCCGTAGGCAGAGGGAACAAGAACTGCTGGAGTTGACTCACCAACTGGAAGCGGCTAATGAGCAACTACGCCAGTTGTCTTCCCTTGATGAGTTGACGGGAGTGGCTAACCGGCGGCAATTCGAGATGACTATTCGTCAAGAATTTCGGCGCGCGATGCGTAATAAGAGCTCGCTCTCAGTGATTATGATCGATATTGATAACTTTAAGGCTTATAACGATATTTACGGCCATCAGGCTGGAGATGATTGCCTACGTCAGGTAGCAAAGGCCCTTAGCTCGGTGCTAAAAAGACCCAATGACTTGCTTGCTCGTTATGGGGGAGAGGAATTTGTCGTTATTCTTCCCGAGACTGGAAGTAAAGGTGCGAGAAGTTTGGCGGAGAGCTTGCGCCGGGCCGTGGAAATCCTGAAAATTCCTCATCGTTATGCTTCCCAGAGTGGTTTGCAGGTCACCATCAGTCTAGGCGTGTCTACGCTTGTACCTCAGCGTGATGAGGATCCGACAAAGCTTATCGCTGCAGCCGATCAAGCGTTGTATCAATCTAAGCGCGCCGGACGTAACCGGGTGACTGGGGCCGGTATCTGAAAAGATAACTAAATCAATAGCTCAAATTATTAATGTAAAGCAGATAATGTGGCTGCTTTTTCAATTTTTAGGTGCCTCAGTACCATGAAAATGAATTTTCTAGACTTTGAACAGCCTATCGCAGAACTTGAGGCCAAAATCGAGGAGTTACGCTTTGTTGGCGATGATGCCAAGTTAAATATTTCCGAGGAAATTCAGCGCCTCAAGGCTAAAAGCAAGACGCTGACCGAATCCATCTTCGGTTCTCTCACCGATTGGCAGATCGTGCAATTGGCTCGACATCCGCAACGTCCCTACACTTTGGATTATGTCAATCGGATTTTTAGCGGCTTTGAAGAACTCCATGGTGATCGAGCTTTTGCGGATGACAAGGCCATCGTCGGTGGTGTTGCTCGCTTGGAAGGAAGGCCGGTTGTCGTTATTGGGCATCAGAAAGGACGTGATACCAAGGAAAAAGTGGCCCGTAATTTTGGGATGCCGCGTCCCGAGGGCTACCGTAAGGCGTTGCGGCTAATGCGATTGGCAGAGCGATTTAAATTGCCAGTACTGACTTTCATCGATACGCCGGGTGCCTACCCTGGTATTGATGCGGAGGAGCGTGGCCAAAGTGAGGCCATTGCCCGCAATCTGTACGTGATGGCCGGGTTGAAAACCCCCATTATCGCGACGGTGATTGGTGAGGGGGGCTCCGGCGGAGCGTTGGCTATTGGTGTGGGGGATCGAATGTTCATGCTCGAATACAGCATCTATTCCGTGATTTCCCCCGAAGGGTGTGCCTCCATTCTATGGAAAAGTGCCGATAAAGCTTCTGATGCGGCGGAGACCTTAGGAGTCACTTCCAAGCGATTGAAAGAACTAGGACTTGTTGATCGTGTCGTCAGCGAGCCCTTAGGGGGGGCCCACCGGAATGTGGAGGCCATGGCGGAGAAGCTCAAGGGGGTGTTAAGTGAGCAACTCGATTATTTAATCGAATTGCCCCTGGACAAGTTACTAGAGCACCGCCAACAGCGGCTTAGAAGTTATGGCCAATTCCAAGAATAAACCCTGGGTATGGGCTTTTCAGCCGACCGCCTGCTTGAGTTTTTGCGGCAACTTCATTTTTGTCACGGCTACCGAGTAGCTTACAGCGGCGGATTGGATTCCCAGGTGCTCCTTTATAGCTTGGTGCAACTTCGTCCTCAATTACCGGGTATCGCATTGAGTGCCTTTCATGTGGACCATGGGTTGAGTTCTCGATCTGGGCAATGGTCACAGCATTGCCGAGAAACCTGCTCCGAACTTGGGGTTGGCTGCGAGGTGATCAAGGTGAATGCCCGTCCAGCTAAGGGAGAAAGCCCCGAAGCGGCTGCCCGTGAGGCTCGTTATGCCGCTCTTCGGACCCGGGTGGAAAAAGGAGAATGTCTGCTGACTGGGCAACATCAAGACGATCAGGCGGAAACAGTATTGCTGCAACTTTTGCGGGGAGCGGGACCCCATGGTTTAGCCGCGATGGCGAGAGTCATGCCCTTTGGCGAGGGTTTGTTGCTACGGCCCTTGCTCCCTTTTTCCCGAGCTGAGTTGAAGGCCTATGCGGAGCAGGAAGGCCTGGTTTGGATTGAAGATCCCAGTAATTTTGACGTTGGGTTTGACCGCAATTACCTGCGCCATCACGTTTTGCCCTTACTGCGGCAGCGCTGGCCAGGCCTAGGCCGGACTTTATCTCGGGCCGCAGGCCATCAAGCAGATGCCGCCTGGATACTCGACCACCAGGCCCAGCAGGAATTGATTACCGTGAGCGACGGTGAACCGGGGCTTTCGGTGCAGGGGCTACAAGGGTTAGCCCCCCCTCAGCGTCGCAATCTTTTGCGCCATTGGTTTAAGCGGGAGGGATTGCCTCTCCCTGATAGCGCTCACTTACAGCGTATCTTGGAGGAAGTGCTGCCTGCCTCAGAGGATGCCCAACCTCTAGTTGCTTGGCCGGGAGCGGAGGTCCGGCGTTACCGTAACCGACTGTATACCCAAAAGCCCCTTTCTCCCCATGAGGCGACGATGGTGCTTGCCTGGGAGGGTGTTGAACCCTTGATATTGCCCCCCCAGGTGGGGGGAGTATTGGTTCCAAAAATGACTCAGGGGTTTGGCTTGGATGCAGAGCAATGGCGGCGGAGCCCGATAACGGTTCGCTTTCGCCAGGGTGGAGAGCGTATTCACTTAGCGGATCGGAGTTCTAGTTGTACCCTAAAAAAACTCTTCCAAGAGCGGGGTATTCCCCCTTGGCAACGGACGCGTATTCCAATGATCTATGTGGGGGAGAAACTTGCCTGGGTGGCGGAAATAGGCATTGCTCGAGACTTTGCCGCCGAACCGGGGAGGGAGGGAGTGATGATCGAATGGGTTTTCTAAGAGGCTTGGCATTGAGGAAAGACACCGATTCTGTTAGCTTATGTAATTGTTCTGCGGTTATTCCCATCATATTTATTTCCTCCAGATCTTGATGACTAAATTTATTTTTGTCACTGGCGGTGTTGTGTCTTCTTTAGGGAAAGGCATCACCTCCGCTTCCCTGGGCGCCCTTCTCGAAGCGCGCGGTCTTGGCGTCACTCTCGTTAAGCTCGATCCCTATATTAATGTGGACCCTGGTACGATGAGTCCTTACCAGCATGGTGAGGTATTCGTCACCGAGGATGGGGCGGAGACTGATCTCGACTTAGGGCATTACGAACGCTTTGTACGTACGACCATGTCCCAGCGCAACAACTATACTACCGGCCGAATTTACGAAAATGTCATTGCCAAGGAACGTCGAGGAGAGTACCTAGGCAATACCGTTCAGGTGATCCCCCATATTACCGATGAAATTAAGCGTTGTATCTATGAAGGCGCGGATGATGCCGATGTCACCCTAGTGGAGATCGGAGGGACGGTAGGAGATATCGAGTCCTTGCCTTTTCTAGAGGCCATTCGCCAGATGGGAATGGAGTTGGGGCGGGAGCAAACCCTTTTTATGCATCTGACTTTAGTTCCTTTTGTCCGCTCTGCAGGGGAACTTAAAACCAAGCCAACCCAGCACTCAGTAAAAGAATTGAGATCCATTGGCATACAACCGGATGTATTGGTGTGTCGCTTGGAGCATCCCTTGCCCGAGTCTGAGCGGCGCAAGATCGCTTTATTCACCAGTGTATCCGACAGAGCGGTGATCTCAGCGGTGGATGTAGACAGTATCTATAAGATTCCGCTAGAGCTACACGCCCAGGGACTGGATGAAATTGTGGTGGAGCACCTCCACCTCAAGGTAGGCCCGGCTAAACTGACGGAATGGCAGCAAGTTATTGATAACTTAAAATATCCTGATGATGAAGTGACCGTGGCCTTGGTGGGTAAGTATGTCGACCATACGGAAGCTTATAAATCACTTTCCGAGGCCTTAATTCATGCGGGAATGCATACCCACACCCAGGTCAATATTATTTACTTGGATTCGGAGGAGATTGAAGCTGAAGGTGTCGAGGGTTTGGAGGTGGCCGATGCCATTTTAGTGCCTGGAGGATTTGGTGAACGGGGCGTTGAAGGCATGATAGCGGCAGTTCAGTATGCTAGAGAGAATGGTATTCCCTACCTGGGGATTTGTCTTGGAATGCAGGTAGCGGTGATTGAGTTTGCCCGCCACCAGGCTGGGATGAAAGAAGCTCACAGTACCGAGTTTGACAAGAGCGCGCCGGACCCGGTAATTGCCTTAATCACCGAATGGCAGCGGGCGGATGGGCTCATTGAAAAACGTGATGAGTATATGGACCTGGGTGGAACAATGCGCCTAGGGAGTTACCAATGTCAATTGTTGCCGGGAAGCCGGGCGGCGGCTTTATATGGCAAGAAGGTGATTACCGAACGCCACCGGCACCGCTATGAATTCAATAACTATTATCGAAAGGCGCTAGAAGCTGCTGGTCTAGTCATGTCGGGGATTTCCCTCGATGGAAATTTAGTGGAGATGGTGGAAATTCCTGATCATCCCTGGTTTGTGGCCTGTCAATTCCACCCTGAATTTACTTCGACGCCCCGGGATGGTCATCCGCTTTTCAACGGTTTTATTCGGGCTGCTGTTGAGTATTGTCAAAGTAAAGTTAAATCCCAGGTAGAGTAAAGTTCATGGAGCTATGCGGGTTTGAGGTCGGTTTGGAGCGGCCCCTGTTTCTGATTGCCGGCCCCTGTGTGATTGAAAGCGAACAGTTAGCTTTAGATACGGCAGGTAGGCTGAAGGAAATCACGACGCGCCTTGGAATTCCCTTTATCTATAAATCTTCTTTTGACAAAGCCAATCGGACTTCTGTGGAAAGTTTTCGAGGTCATGGCATTGAAGTGGGTCTAGGTATCTTGGAGAAGGTCAAACACACCTTTGGCATTCCGGTGCTGACCGATGTTCATGAGGATACGCCCCTGTCGGAGGTCGCAGCGGTAGTTGATGTGTTGCAGACTCCAGCTTTTCTCTGCCGCCAAACCAATTTTATTCAAAAAGTGGCCCGCCAGGGTCGGCCTATCAACATTAAAAAAGGGCAGTTCTTGGCGCCTTGGGATATGAGCCATGTGGTAGACAAAGCCAGGGCAGTCGGCAATCAACAAGTGCTGGTCTGCGAACGAGGGGTCTCGTTTGGCTATAATACTTTAGTTTCAGACATGCGCAGTTTGGCGGTAATGCGCGATACCGGTTGTCCCGTGGTTTTTGATGCGACTCATTCTGTCCAGCAGCCAGGAGGAAAAGGGGGATGTTCTGGAGGACAGCGGGAGTGGGTGCCGGTGCTTGCCCGTGCGGCCGTAGCGGCAGGGGTGGCGGGGGTATTTATGGAAACCCATCCAGAGCCCGAACGGGCTTTAAGTGATGGTCCCAATGCCTGGCCTCTAGGGGCGATGGAAAAACTATTAGAGACCTTAATAGCCATTGATGAGACGGTAAAAAGGCGCGGTTTCCCCGAAACAGGATACCGCTAAGATTAAAGGGAGTAGGGAAGTTTATCCGATGAGTAAGATCATTGATGTTAGGGGGCGAGAGATTCTGGATTCCCGCGGCAATCCCACTGTGGAAGCGGATGTTGTTCTTGAAGCAGGGGTGCTGGGGCGGGCTGCGGTGCCTTCGGGTGCTTCGACCGGTACCCGCGAAGCCGTGGAATTGCGTGACCAGGATCCCCAGCGCTATGGGGGCAAGGGCGTACTCAAAGCCGTGGGCCATGTTAACGGTGAAATTCGCCAGCAGCTGTTGGGGCAAGAAGCAAGCGCCCAGGAAAGTATCGATCAGGCCCTCATTGAACTCGATGGTACGCCCAACAAGGATCGCCTCGGGGCCAATGCTATTTTAGCCGTCTCTTTGGCGGTGGCGCGGGCGGCGGCACTGGAGGCACAAAAACCCCTGTACCGTTACCTGGGGGGGGACGGGCCTTTCCCAATGCCGGTACCTATGATGAATATTATCAATGGCGGCGCCCATGCGGACAATAATGTGGATCTGCAGGAGTTTATGATCGTCCCGGTGGGGGCGGGAAGCATGGCTGAGGCCATCCGCTATGGAGCCGAAGTATTTCATGTCCTGAAAAAGGTGTTACGCGGGCGTGGCCTGGGCACGGGCGTCGGTGATGAGGGGGGCTTTGCGCCCGACCTTTCCTCTAACGAGGCGGCCATTGAGGTGATTCTTGAGGCCATAACCCAGGCCGGTTTTGAACCGGGTCGTGATGTGAGTTTGGCCCTGGATGTGGCAAGTTCTGAGTTTTATCAAGAGGGTTGCTATGGATTGGCTTCCGAGGGTAAGCGGCTCACAGGGGAAGAATTCATCGGAGTCCTGGCTTCTTGGGTGGAACAATACCCCATCCTTTCCATTGAAGACGGTATGGCGGAAGAGGATTGGGAGGGGTGGGCCCTGTTGACGCAGCGTCTTGGCCAACGGGTGCAACTGGTCGGCGATGATTTATTTGTGACCAATACCGCCATTCTCAAGGAAGGCATTGACAAAGGAGTGGCCAATTCCATCTTGATCAAGGTTAACCAAATTGGAACCTTAACGGAGACCCTGGCAGCTATCCGCATGGCCAAGGATGCAGGTTATACGGCGGTTATTTCCCACCGCTCTGGGGAAACTGAGGATACTACGATTGCCGATTTGGCCGTGGCTACCCAAAGTGGTCAGATTAAGACAGGTTCCCTATCCCGGACTGATCGAGTAGCCAAATACAATCAGTTGCTGCGAATTGAGGCAGAGCTAGGAGATAAGGCCCATTATCCAGGGCGTCAGGCTTTTGCCCACCGTTAGCGAAGAAGCCCCTCGGTGTGATGAGGTTCGTTGTCGGGTTGCTGTTAGTATTATTTTTAGCGCTTCAATACCAGCTGTGGGTCAGTGAAGATGGTTTGGGTGAGTTGCGGCGCCTGAGCCGGAGTATCCAACAGCAGAGGCAGGAGAATGCTGCATTGGTCGAGCGTAATCAGGTTCTAGATGCGGAAGTTCGAGATCTAAAAAGTGGTCTTGATGCTTTGGAGGAGCGAGCTCGAAGCGAGTTGGGCATGGTTAAGCAAGGCGAGACCTTTTTTCAAATTATCGAAGAGCCATGAGTCCCAACTATTGGGCCGTAGTGCCGGCCGCCGGAGTGGGGAAACGCATGGGGACCAATATCCCCAAGCAGTATCTTCCCCTCGCCGGCAAGACGGTCATTGAACATACTTTGGATAGTCTTCTACAGCATCCCCGGATTCAGGCGATTGTGGTGGCCGTCTCTTCCGAAGACAGGTGGTGGCCCGAGTGCCTCCCCCAGGATAAGGAACGAATTATCCGAGCGCCAGGGGGGGCAGAGCGTTGCCATTCCGTCAGCAATGGCTTGGAGTGTCTGCTGAGTTTAGCCGCGCCCGAAGATTGGGTTCTGGTGCACGATGCGGCTCGACCTTGCCTGCGGAGAGAAGATATTGACCGGCTGATGGAGACCCTCCATGGCCATCCCATAGGGGGCTTGCTGGCTTTACCTATTAGCGATACCGTCAAGCGCGCCAATGCCGAGGGCGTGGTATTGGAAACGGTTAACCGGGAAGGCCTGTGGCGGGCCATGACGCCCCAGATGTTTCGGCTTGAGAAGCTCTATCGGGCCTTGAGAGAAGCAATTGCTGCAGGAGTGCAGGTGACCGATGAGGCCAGCGCGATGGAATGGGCCGGGTTTTCACCCCACTTGGTGGAAGGATATCCTGACAATATCAAGATCACCCATCCCCAGGATCTGATGCAAGCGGAGGATTTTTTGAAACGACAGGGGCGGGAAGGATGAGAATTGGCCATGGTTTTGATGTTCACCGCTTTGGCTCGACGGGAAAGTTAATCCTTGGAGGGGTGGACGTTCCCCATGAACAGGGCTTAATTGCCCATTCTGATGGCGATGTGGTGATTCACGCCCTCTGTGATGCTTTACTTGGGGCTGCCGCCTTAGGTGACATTGGCCGCCATTTCCCCGATACCAGTGCCGAATTTAAAGATGCTGATAGCCGAAAGCTTCTTCGCCAGGTGATGGTTTTGCTGAACGAGCATCGGCTGAAGGTACACAATGGCGACCTGACCATTGTGGCCCAGGTCCCTAAGTTGGCCCCTTATATTCCTTCCATGCGTGAAGTTTTGGCCCAGGAACTCAAATTGCCCTATCAGCGCTTGAATATTAAGGCGACCACCACGGAAGGCATGGGCTATATTGGCCGAGGCGAAGGCATCGCGGCCCATGCTGTGGTATTGCTGGAAGAGGAATAAGCAGGGTCGGTGAGTGAAGAACCCCCTTTTGCCTACGGGGCAGAAGCGCCTCCCGCAACGGCCCTGATTCGATGTTGCCCCGAGGACTTCCAGGTGGTTGAGGAACTTCCATTTTCCCTCTCAGGGGAGGGCGAGCATGTTTGGCTTTTGCTCTGTAAGCGTAATACCAACACCGTGTGGTTGGCGCGTCGGCTTGCCCGTATTGCCGGTGTGCGGTCGGTAGATGTGGGCTATGCGGGTTTAAAGGACCGCCATGCTCTAACCACCCAATGGTTCAGTGTTCATTTGGGCCGGAAAAAAGAGCCTAACTGGGCCGCAGAGTTAGAAACTGAAGCGGTTCAAGTGGTTAAGATTATTCGTCACCCCCGAAAATTACGGCGGGGCGCGCTTAAAGAAAATCGTTTCCGGTTGACTTTACGGC encodes the following:
- the kdsA gene encoding 3-deoxy-8-phosphooctulonate synthase, which encodes MELCGFEVGLERPLFLIAGPCVIESEQLALDTAGRLKEITTRLGIPFIYKSSFDKANRTSVESFRGHGIEVGLGILEKVKHTFGIPVLTDVHEDTPLSEVAAVVDVLQTPAFLCRQTNFIQKVARQGRPINIKKGQFLAPWDMSHVVDKARAVGNQQVLVCERGVSFGYNTLVSDMRSLAVMRDTGCPVVFDATHSVQQPGGKGGCSGGQREWVPVLARAAVAAGVAGVFMETHPEPERALSDGPNAWPLGAMEKLLETLIAIDETVKRRGFPETGYR
- the ispD gene encoding 2-C-methyl-D-erythritol 4-phosphate cytidylyltransferase, translating into MSPNYWAVVPAAGVGKRMGTNIPKQYLPLAGKTVIEHTLDSLLQHPRIQAIVVAVSSEDRWWPECLPQDKERIIRAPGGAERCHSVSNGLECLLSLAAPEDWVLVHDAARPCLRREDIDRLMETLHGHPIGGLLALPISDTVKRANAEGVVLETVNREGLWRAMTPQMFRLEKLYRALREAIAAGVQVTDEASAMEWAGFSPHLVEGYPDNIKITHPQDLMQAEDFLKRQGREG
- the ispF gene encoding 2-C-methyl-D-erythritol 2,4-cyclodiphosphate synthase produces the protein MRIGHGFDVHRFGSTGKLILGGVDVPHEQGLIAHSDGDVVIHALCDALLGAAALGDIGRHFPDTSAEFKDADSRKLLRQVMVLLNEHRLKVHNGDLTIVAQVPKLAPYIPSMREVLAQELKLPYQRLNIKATTTEGMGYIGRGEGIAAHAVVLLEEE
- the eno gene encoding phosphopyruvate hydratase — protein: MSKIIDVRGREILDSRGNPTVEADVVLEAGVLGRAAVPSGASTGTREAVELRDQDPQRYGGKGVLKAVGHVNGEIRQQLLGQEASAQESIDQALIELDGTPNKDRLGANAILAVSLAVARAAALEAQKPLYRYLGGDGPFPMPVPMMNIINGGAHADNNVDLQEFMIVPVGAGSMAEAIRYGAEVFHVLKKVLRGRGLGTGVGDEGGFAPDLSSNEAAIEVILEAITQAGFEPGRDVSLALDVASSEFYQEGCYGLASEGKRLTGEEFIGVLASWVEQYPILSIEDGMAEEDWEGWALLTQRLGQRVQLVGDDLFVTNTAILKEGIDKGVANSILIKVNQIGTLTETLAAIRMAKDAGYTAVISHRSGETEDTTIADLAVATQSGQIKTGSLSRTDRVAKYNQLLRIEAELGDKAHYPGRQAFAHR
- the ftsB gene encoding cell division protein FtsB, whose protein sequence is MRFVVGLLLVLFLALQYQLWVSEDGLGELRRLSRSIQQQRQENAALVERNQVLDAEVRDLKSGLDALEERARSELGMVKQGETFFQIIEEP